The Mycobacterium avium subsp. avium genomic sequence GGTGCGGCAATCGCTCGACCAAGAGGGGAACACGCATGCTGGACTACGGGGCCCTGCCGCCGGAGATCAATTCGACCAGAATGTATGCCGGGCCCGGCTCGGCACCGCTGATCGCCGCGGCCGCGGCGTGGGACGTCCTGGCCAACGCGCTGGAGACCGCGGCGCGCGGCTACTCGGCGGTGATCACCCGCCTGCACGGCGAAAGTTGGTCCGGCAGTGCCTCGGTCGCGATGGCCGGCGCCGCTGCCCCGTATTTCGCCTGGCTGGCCGAGGCCGGGACACAAGCCGAGGAGGCGGCCGGTCAGGCCCGCGCCGCGGCGGCCGCCTACGAGGCGGCATTCGGCGCCACGGTGCCGCCGGCGGTGGTGACCGCCAACCGCGCCCTGTTCGCGCAACTGGTCGCGAGCAACATCCTGGGCCAGAACACCGCGGCCATCGGTGAGGCCGAGGGCGCCTACGCCGAAATGTGGGCCCAAGACGCCGCCGCCATGTACGGCTACGCCGCCGCCTCGTCGGGGGCGACCAGGTTGCGGCCGTTCGACGAGCCGCCGCGCACCACCAACGCCGACGGGCCCGGCGCCCAGGCCGCCGCGGTGGCCCGGTCCGCCACCGGCTCGGCGGCCAACCAGTCGCACGCCTCGCTGTCCCGGGCCATGTCCGCGGTCCCGCATCAGCTGCAAACCCTTTCCGGCGCAGGGTCTTCCGGCTCCTCCTCGTCGTCGTCGGGGTCGTCGGCGCTGAGTGCGGTCGACAATTTCAACACCCTGACCGCACCGGTGAACCTCGGCGACGGCATCAGCCGCACCGTCACGTCCGGCGGAACCTTCGGCACCGGGCTGTTCCGCTCGAACCTGCAGTCGGCGGGCGAAGCCTTCAAAGCCGTCCCCGGCGCCGCCGCGGCGGCCGGCACTTCGACGGCGGCGGTCGTCCCCGGCCCGGCCGTGGCCGGCGCGGGCACCGCCACCACGGTCGGCCGACTGTCCGTGCCGCAGACTTGGGCGGCGACCAACCCGGCGGCCGGCACCGCCGCCGAACCGCTGTGGCTGTCGGACGCCGAACTCGACGGCGGGCCGTCCTGGCACGAAGGCCCGGCGGCCGGCATGTGGAACGGGGCGCCGGCGGCGGGCGCTTCGTCGTCGCTGTTGTCGCGGCCCTCGGTCAACAACGTGCTGCGGGTCGCGCCGCGCCAGTTCAAGATGCCGCGGCCGTCCGCCGGCGGGTAGCCGGTCGCCGAACCGCTGGTTAATTCACCCCCACAGTGCGGGTGGTGTCACCGATGGCTGAGAAAGGATCGCCGATGCTTGATTTCGGGGCGCTGCCGCCCGAGATCAACTCGGCCAGAATGTATTCCGGCCCGGGGTCGGGTCCCTTGACGGCCGCCGCGGCGGCCTGGGAGGAGCTGGCCGCCCAGCTGGAGAGCTACGCCGCCGGTTACTCGGCCACGCTGGCCGAACTTCGCGGCCCCGCGTGGTCCGGTGACGCGGCCGCCGCGATGGCCGCCGCGGTCGAACCGTACGTGGCGTGGGCAACCGGCACGGCCGCGCGGGCCGGGCAGGCCGCCGCGCAGGCCCGTGCCGCGGCGGCCGCCCACGAGGCCGCGTTCGCCGCCACCGTGCCACCACATGTGGTGGCCGCCAACCGAATTCAGCTCGCCACCCTGATCGCGACCAACTTCTTCGGGCAGAACGCACCGGCGATCGCGGCCACCGAGAGCTGCTACGCCGAGATGTGGTCCCAGGACGCCACCGCCATGTACGGCTATGCCGCGGCGTCGTCGGCCGCGACCACGCTCACCCCGTTCACCCACCCGCCCCGCACCACCACCGCGCACGGGCGGGCGGCCCAGGCGGCCGCGGTGAGCCACGCCGCCGATTCGCAACCACCGGGCTGGTCGTCGTTGGTCAACTCGGTCAGCGGCTTCAACACCGTGGTCACCACGCCGGGGCAGTCGTTCTTCGCCGCGGCCCGCACCCTGTTGGGCTGGGGACAATTCGGCACCGGGCTCAACCTGGCCAACATCCAGGCGGCCAAGGCCGCAGCGGGAGCGGTCCGCCTGCCCGCCGCGGTCGCCGGCCCGTCGGTGTCGGGCGGGCTGGGGCGGGCGGCAACGGTGGGCAGGCTGTCCGTTCCGCCGGCGTGGCCGGCGGCGAATCCCGTTGCGCCCCTGGGCGAGACGGTGATCCGGCAGCCGGGCGGCATGGTTCGGCTGGTGTCGGCGTCCGCACCGGATTCGCCCGCCGGCCCCGGAATCCCGCCGGCGCTGCGCACCGCCGATCGCTCGGCCGGTGTCCCGGTGCTGCGCAACGGGCGTCGCGCTTTCCGGATGCCGCGGCCGGCCTACGGCGGTTAGCCGGTGTTGGTGGCGATGTCCCCGGGGCCACGCCAGGGGCCGAGGTCGCCGAATTCGCCGTCGTGGTGGCCGGGGCCGGCGTCGTCGATGAGAGTGCGCAGCGCGAGATTGACGGCCTCCCGGGCGTCGGCCAGATGGAACCGGCGTATGGCGTCGTCAATCATGTTGACGTCAACCTCGATTTCGACCGTCTTCTTCATGGGGCAGCAATACCCCCTGGGCGTAAGCCCAATCGTCGGTGGCCGAAATCACCGCCCGGACGATTCCCCCGGCGCCCCGGTGTCGCGGTGTTCGATGTTTGCCGCGACCCGCGCCGGGAAGCCCGTCACCACAGCCTGTTCGCCCGCTTCGAGGAGGTCACGGCCGATGGCGATCTGCGATACCTGTGGCAACGACTACGACAAGGCGTTCACGGTGACCTGGACCGACGGCAGGAGCGCCACGTTCGACAGCGTGGAATGCGCCGCGGTCGAGCTGGCGCCGACCTGCGAGCACTGCGAGTGCCGGATCCTGGGTCACGGGGTCGAATCGGGCGGCGCGATGTTCTGCTGCGCGCACTGCGCCCGGCAGGCCGGCAATCACGACGTCAGCGATCGCGGCGCGGCCGGCTAGCGCGGGGCACCAGCCGGCGGCGCGGCTGGCAGATCGGCCAGCTCGTCACACAAATGCTCCGCCAGACCGCGCACGGTGGTGATCGTGGCGGGGCTGATGCGCACCCCGGTCTCGGTTTCGATGCGGGTGCGCAGCTCCAGGTTGCCCAGCGAATCCAAGCCGTAGTCCGACAGCGGCCGATCGGGATCGATTGTGCGGCGCAGCAAGAGGCTGAGCTGCCCGGAGACCAGCCGACGGATGGCCGACGGCCATTCTTCGCGCGGCAGCGCCCGCAGCTCGGCGAGGAACTTGCCGGCGTCCGGCCGGCCCTGCCCCGCCGACCGGAACGCCTCGGCGAACGGGCTGCGTTGCGCGAAGGAGGTCAGCCACGGCGTGCCCATGATCGGCGCGTAGCCCGCATACGGGCGGTCGTGGCGCAGCAGCGTTTCGAAGGCGCGGAACCCCTCGGTCGGTGTGATCGCGACGCCGGCGTCTTCGGCCAGGGCGGTGGCGCGGCCCACCTGCGACCACGCCCCCCACGCGATCGCGGTGGCCGGTGCGCCGCGGGCGTGCCGCCAGCGGGCGAACGCGTCCAGCCAGCTGTTGGCCGCCGCGTAGGCGCCCTGCCCGGGAGACCCCACCAGCGCGGCGGCCGAGGAGAACAGGCAGAACCACTCCAGCGGCTGCCCCGCGGTGGCCTGGTGAAGGTTCCACGCGCCGTACACCTTTGGCGCCCAGCACCGGTCGATGAGGTCGTCGGTGACGTTGGTCAGGGTGGCGTCCTCGACGACGGCCGCGGCGTGCAGCACCCCGCGAACCGGCAGCCCGGTGGCGGTCGCGCATGTCACCAGACGTTCGGCCGTGTCCGGCTGGGCGATGTCGCCGCACTCGACCGCGATGTCGGCCCCGGCGGCGCGCAGCCGCTCGATGGCCCGGCGGGCCTGTTCGCCGGGTTGCGAGCGGGAGTTGAGCACGATCCGCCCGGCGCCCACATCGCCGTCGCGGGAAGCCATTTCGCCGGCCAGGAACAGGCCCAGGCCGCCGAGGCCGCCGGTGATGATGTAGGCGCCGTCCGCGCGGAACGGCCGCACCTTCTCCGGCGGCAGGGCGGCCACGCTGCTGGCGGTCCGCGGCACCTGCAGCACCACCTTGCCGGTGTGCCCGGCCGCGGCGACCAGGCGCACCGCGGCGACGGCGTCCTGCAGCGGATAGTGCGTGGTGCGCGGCATCGGCAGCTCGCCGGCCGCGGTGCGCTGGTACACGGTGGTCAGCAACCGCCGGACGGTGTGCGGGTGGCTGTGGGTCAGCAGCGCCAGGTCGACGGCGAACAACGAGAGGTTGCGGCGGAACGGGAACAGCCCCAGCCGGCTGTCGCGGTAGATGTCGCGCTTGCCCAGCTCGATGAAGCGCCCGCCCAGGGCCAGCAGTTCGATCCCGGCGCGCTGCGCCGCGCCGGGCAGCGAGTTGAGCACCACGTCGACGCCGTACCCGTCGGTGTCACGGCGAATCTGCTCGGCGAACTCGAGGCTGCGCGAGTCGTACACGTGCTCAATTCCCATGTCGCGCAACAGTTGCCGGCGTTGCGGGCTGCCCGCGGTGGCGAAGATCTCGCAACCTGCCGCCCGGGCGATGGCGATGGCCGCCTGCCCGACGCCGCCGGTCCCGGAGTGGATCAGCACCTTGTCGGTCGGCGCGATGCGGGCCAGGTCGTGCAGGCCGTACCAGGCGGTGGCCGACGCGGTCGGCACCGCGGCGGCCTCCCGGAGTGGAATCTCCGGCGGCAGGGTGACCGCGTGCCGGGCATCGGCGAGCACGAAGCTGCCCCAGCATCCGTTCCCGGACAGGCCGCCGACGCGGTCGCCGACCCGGTGCTCGGTGACGCCCGGTCCGACGGCGGTCACCACCCCGGCGAAGTCGCCGCCCAATTGCTGCTGGTAGCCCTCGAACGTCGGGTAGCGCCCGAAGGCCACCAGGACGTCGGCGAAGTTGATGGTCGACGAGGCGACCGCCACCTCGATCTCCCCCGGCCCGGGCGGCACCCGGTCGAACGCGGTGAGTTCCAGCGATTCCAGGTCGCCGGGCGTGCGGATGTGCAACCGCATGCCGTCGCGCCCGTGATCGACGACGGTGGTTCGCCGGTCGGCCGGCCGCAGCGGGCCGGGGCGCAGCCGCGCGGTGTACCACTGCCCGTCGCGCCAGGCGGTCTCGTCTTCTCCGGAGCGGCTTTGTAGTTGCCGCGCAACGTGTCCGGGGTCGGTGGCGTCGTCGACGTCGATCTGGGTGGCGCTCAGGTGCGGATGCTCGGCGTCGATCACCCGCATCATCCCGCGCAGCCCGGCCTGGGTCAGATTGGGCGCATCGCCGGCGACGACTACCGCGGCATTGCGGGTCAGCACGAACAACCGGGGCGATTCGCCGGGTAGCTCCGAGAGCTCGCGGGCGACGGTCGCGAGGTGCGACACGTAGTCCCGGCCTCGCCGCGGCGCGGCCGGGTGGTCGGCCTCGGAGGCGGCGGCCACCACCACGACACCGGTGAGCCGCTGCAGCGGCCGGTGACCGTTGCCGCCCGGCTCGCCGCCGGACAGCAGCGAACGCAGCTCTTCGGTATCCACCGCCCCCGGCGGCAGGGACACGGTACGGCATTGCGCGCCATCGGTTTTCAGGACGTCGGCGAGTTGCGTCGTCAACGCGTCATCGCCGTTGGACGCCGCGTCGCACGCGCTGAGCAGCAACCAGGATCCCGGCTCGCCCTGCGGCGCCTCGGGCAGTTCCCGGGCTTCCCACTCGATGGTCAACAGCCGATCGTCGAGCAGCCGTTGGGCGTGTTCGTGTTCGGAGGCCGCGCCGGCCAGCCGCAGCCCCTCGACCGTCAGCAGCACCGTCCCGGATTGGTCCAGCACGTCGACGTCGGCCTCGCATTCACCGGGTCGCGAGGACGTGATCCGGGTGAGGCAGTAGTGCGCGTTGCGCGTCGAGTGATAGTTGCGCAGCCGGCGCACGCCCACCGGCAGCAGCAGACCGCCGGCCCCCGCCCGCTGCACCTCGGGCGCGGCGATGACGGACTGCAAGCACGCATCCAGCAGGGCCGGGTGCGCGCCATAACCCGACTGCTGTGAGCGGATCGCGCCCGGCAGCGCCACCTCGGCGAGCACGGTGCCGACGTCCCGGTCGCCGACCGACACCGCGGCCAGACCCGAAAAGGCCGGGCCGTACTGAATACCTACGGCGCCGAACGCCTTTCGCAACTCGGCGCCCTCAATGCGGGACGGGTGGTCGGCGATCAGCGTTGCCACGTCGTGCGCGGGCGGCCCGGTCTCGCCGCCGTGCTCTGGCGGCAAGGCGTGCAGGACCGCGCCGGCCCGCCGGATGCGCTCGCCGTCTTCGTGGGTGTCCACGGTGAACTCGAGCCGCCCGGGCCCGGTCACCGTCGCCGTCGAGGAGACCTCCGTCCGGCCGGCCAGCAGCAGGGTCTGCTCGAACGTGACATCGCGCACCTCGGCGCGCTCACCGAGCGTCGCGGCGGCGGCCGCCAGCGCCATCTCGCAATAGCCGGCTCCGGGAAACGCTGCGACACCGTGGATTTGGTGATCGGCGAGCCAGGGGTGGGCATCGGTGCCGACCTCGCCCTGCCACACGTGCCGTTCCGGTTCCTCCCGCAGGTGCACGTGCGCCCCGAGCAGCGGGTGCACCGCCTGGACCGACGAGCCGTGCGCCCGCTGCACCGACTCGCGGCGAAGCATCAGCCGCCGGTGCGCCCAGGTGGGCAGCGGCGCATCCACCAATCGCCCGGCGGGGTACTGCACCGAGAAGTCGACCAGGGCGCCGGAACTGTGCAGGTCGCCGACGAAGCCGCGCAACCCCAGTGGCAGCTCCTGCTCGCGGCGCATCGCGGCCAGCGCGGCGATCGGCACGTCCAGGCTGGCGGCGTTCTGCTCGACGGCATGGGTGAGCAACGGATGCGGCGCCAGCTCACCGAACACACGGAATCCGTCCTTGAGCGCGGCCTGCACGGCCGCCGCGAATCGCACGGT encodes the following:
- the pks2 gene encoding sulfolipid-1 biosynthesis phthioceranic/hydroxyphthioceranic acid synthase, whose product is MRAATATPVAVIGMACRLPGGIDSPQRLWEALLRGDDLVGEIPADRWDADLYYDPEPGVPGRSVTRWGAFLDDVGGFDCDFFGMTEREATAVDPQHRLLLETSWDAIEHAGLDPASLAGSQTGVFVGLTHGDYELLSADCGAAEGPYGFAGTSNSFASGRVAYTLGLHGPAVTVDTACSSGLMAVHQACGSLGGGESDLTLAGGVVVTLEPRKSVSGSLQGMLSPTGRCHAFDVNADGFVSGEGCVMLLLKRLDDARRDGDRILAVLRGTAANQDGRTVNIAAPSETAQVAVYRKALQAADIDATTVGLVEAHGTGTPVGDPIEYSSLAAVYGTDGPCVLGSVKTNFGHLQSASGPLGMMKAILALQHGVVPRNLHFTRLPDEMARINTELFVPQENTPWPSNGHHPRRAAVSSYGMSGTNVHAILEEAPAPAAAGSAAPEVVGPLLFPLSSTSAEQLRVTAARLAAWLDEQAGDALAGPTGWGLRDLGYTLTRRRAHRPVRTVVSASGFAELRTELRAVADGDIPYQPAVGQGDRGPVWVFSGQGSQWSQMGAELLDKEPMFAATIAAVEPLIAAESGFSVTRALSAPPAVTGIDKVQPTIFAMQVALAETMKCYGVRPGAVIGHSLGECAAAVVAGGLSLGDGVKVICRRSRLMARIAGRGAMASVELPGQQVLSELSIRGISDVVLSVVASPTSTVVGGDAEAIRELVAAWQQQDVMAREVAVDVASHSPQVESILDELVEVLAELEPTAPEVPYYSATLWNPRERPSFGGDYWAENLRHTVRFAAAVQAALKDGFRVFGELAPHPLLTHAVEQNAASLDVPIAALAAMRREQELPLGLRGFVGDLHSSGALVDFSVQYPAGRLVDAPLPTWAHRRLMLRRESVQRAHGSSVQAVHPLLGAHVHLREEPERHVWQGEVGTDAHPWLADHQIHGVAAFPGAGYCEMALAAAAATLGERAEVRDVTFEQTLLLAGRTEVSSTATVTGPGRLEFTVDTHEDGERIRRAGAVLHALPPEHGGETGPPAHDVATLIADHPSRIEGAELRKAFGAVGIQYGPAFSGLAAVSVGDRDVGTVLAEVALPGAIRSQQSGYGAHPALLDACLQSVIAAPEVQRAGAGGLLLPVGVRRLRNYHSTRNAHYCLTRITSSRPGECEADVDVLDQSGTVLLTVEGLRLAGAASEHEHAQRLLDDRLLTIEWEARELPEAPQGEPGSWLLLSACDAASNGDDALTTQLADVLKTDGAQCRTVSLPPGAVDTEELRSLLSGGEPGGNGHRPLQRLTGVVVVAAASEADHPAAPRRGRDYVSHLATVARELSELPGESPRLFVLTRNAAVVVAGDAPNLTQAGLRGMMRVIDAEHPHLSATQIDVDDATDPGHVARQLQSRSGEDETAWRDGQWYTARLRPGPLRPADRRTTVVDHGRDGMRLHIRTPGDLESLELTAFDRVPPGPGEIEVAVASSTINFADVLVAFGRYPTFEGYQQQLGGDFAGVVTAVGPGVTEHRVGDRVGGLSGNGCWGSFVLADARHAVTLPPEIPLREAAAVPTASATAWYGLHDLARIAPTDKVLIHSGTGGVGQAAIAIARAAGCEIFATAGSPQRRQLLRDMGIEHVYDSRSLEFAEQIRRDTDGYGVDVVLNSLPGAAQRAGIELLALGGRFIELGKRDIYRDSRLGLFPFRRNLSLFAVDLALLTHSHPHTVRRLLTTVYQRTAAGELPMPRTTHYPLQDAVAAVRLVAAAGHTGKVVLQVPRTASSVAALPPEKVRPFRADGAYIITGGLGGLGLFLAGEMASRDGDVGAGRIVLNSRSQPGEQARRAIERLRAAGADIAVECGDIAQPDTAERLVTCATATGLPVRGVLHAAAVVEDATLTNVTDDLIDRCWAPKVYGAWNLHQATAGQPLEWFCLFSSAAALVGSPGQGAYAAANSWLDAFARWRHARGAPATAIAWGAWSQVGRATALAEDAGVAITPTEGFRAFETLLRHDRPYAGYAPIMGTPWLTSFAQRSPFAEAFRSAGQGRPDAGKFLAELRALPREEWPSAIRRLVSGQLSLLLRRTIDPDRPLSDYGLDSLGNLELRTRIETETGVRISPATITTVRGLAEHLCDELADLPAAPPAGAPR
- a CDS encoding type II toxin-antitoxin system VapB family antitoxin; the encoded protein is MKKTVEIEVDVNMIDDAIRRFHLADAREAVNLALRTLIDDAGPGHHDGEFGDLGPWRGPGDIATNTG
- a CDS encoding PPE family protein; this encodes MLDYGALPPEINSTRMYAGPGSAPLIAAAAAWDVLANALETAARGYSAVITRLHGESWSGSASVAMAGAAAPYFAWLAEAGTQAEEAAGQARAAAAAYEAAFGATVPPAVVTANRALFAQLVASNILGQNTAAIGEAEGAYAEMWAQDAAAMYGYAAASSGATRLRPFDEPPRTTNADGPGAQAAAVARSATGSAANQSHASLSRAMSAVPHQLQTLSGAGSSGSSSSSSGSSALSAVDNFNTLTAPVNLGDGISRTVTSGGTFGTGLFRSNLQSAGEAFKAVPGAAAAAGTSTAAVVPGPAVAGAGTATTVGRLSVPQTWAATNPAAGTAAEPLWLSDAELDGGPSWHEGPAAGMWNGAPAAGASSSLLSRPSVNNVLRVAPRQFKMPRPSAGG
- a CDS encoding PPE family protein, which produces MLDFGALPPEINSARMYSGPGSGPLTAAAAAWEELAAQLESYAAGYSATLAELRGPAWSGDAAAAMAAAVEPYVAWATGTAARAGQAAAQARAAAAAHEAAFAATVPPHVVAANRIQLATLIATNFFGQNAPAIAATESCYAEMWSQDATAMYGYAAASSAATTLTPFTHPPRTTTAHGRAAQAAAVSHAADSQPPGWSSLVNSVSGFNTVVTTPGQSFFAAARTLLGWGQFGTGLNLANIQAAKAAAGAVRLPAAVAGPSVSGGLGRAATVGRLSVPPAWPAANPVAPLGETVIRQPGGMVRLVSASAPDSPAGPGIPPALRTADRSAGVPVLRNGRRAFRMPRPAYGG